One Orcinus orca chromosome 7, mOrcOrc1.1, whole genome shotgun sequence genomic window carries:
- the USP40 gene encoding ubiquitin carboxyl-terminal hydrolase 40 isoform X17 — translation MDWCYEAGEALWEEDAALKELMLSSGDTLLLIEGKLPPLGFLKVPIWWYQPRGPLHHWKSHQDQTNCTFSQGGVWRANSIQDAPSDAHAEVSLRYLGDVEISEDATLGELKSQVSLPPAARTLLVIWLLPAMTLPSFSEFSIPSPAFLRAWTVESRRPGRLLRVHYQRLREYKLGQRTEICLEPLQKEENLGPQHVLLRTQMRLPGKRAYALPVDLVWDTARGWTAGSLRHRVADFYSLPVEKIEIAKYLPEKFEWLPVPSWNQQITKRKKKKKQDNLQGAPYHLKDGDTIGIKNLLVEDDDDFSTVRDDIGREKQKAFALGRKKRQEALRVRSSDVPSGAEMPPRPRGPEASLSIHVGSFR, via the exons ATGGATTGGTGCTATGAAGCTGGGGAAGCTTTATGGGAAGAA GATGCAGCACTGAAAGAGCTGATGCTCTCTTCTGGAGACACTTTGCTTTTAATCGAAGGAAAACTTCCTCCTCTG GGTTTCCTGAAGGTGCCCATCTGGTGGTACCAGCCACGGGGTCCATTGCATCACTGGAAGAGTCATCAGGACCAGACTAACTGTACCTTTTCTCAAGGCGGGGTCTGGAGAGCTAATTCCATCCAAG ATGCTCCCAGTGACGCGCATGCAGAAGTTTCCCTCCGCTACTTGGGAGACGTTGAAATCTCAGAAGATGCTACGTTGGGGGAGCTGAAGTCTCAGGTCAGCCTTCCTCCTGCAGCGCGTACCTTACTGGTGATCTGGCTGCTTCCA gCCATGACCTTGCCCTCCTTCTCGGAGTTTTCCATCCCATCGCCCGCCTTCCTTAGAGCCTGGACGGTGGAAAGTAGGCGCCCCGGCAGGCTCTTACGAGTCCACTATCAGCGGCTCAG GGAATATAAATTGGGACAGAGAACTGAGATCTGCTTAGAGCcccttcagaaagaagaaaacctgGG CCCCCAGCATGTGCTGCTGAGGACACAGATGCGCCTCCCTGGCAAGAGGGCATATGCCTTGCCCGTGGACTTGGTGTGGGACACTGCCCGAGGCTGGACGGCCGGCTCCCTGAGGCACCGAGTGGCCGATTTCTATTCTCTTCCTGtggagaaaattgaaattgccAAATACCTTCCTGAAAAGTTTGAGTGGCTTCCAGTACCTAGCTGG aACCAGCAAATTaccaagaggaaaaagaagaaaaagcaagataATTTGCAGGGGGCGCCTTATCACTTGAAAGATGGAGATACTATTGGCATTAAG aatctcctggttgaagatgatgatgatttcAGTACAGTCAGAGATGACAttggaagagaaaaacagaaagcgTTTGCTCTGGGGAGAAAGAAGCG CCAGGAAGCCCTTCGTGTGCGGAGCAGCGACGTCCCCTCTGGTGCAGAGATGCCTCCCCGCCCCCGTGGACCAGAAGCTTCTCTCTCCATCCACGTCGGGAGCTTCAGATAG
- the USP40 gene encoding ubiquitin carboxyl-terminal hydrolase 40 isoform X18: MPCSVAMTLPSFSEFSIPSPAFLRAWTVESRRPGRLLRVHYQRLREYKLGQRTEICLEPLQKEENLGPQHVLLRTQMRLPGKRAYALPVDLVWDTARGWTAGSLRHRVADFYSLPVEKIEIAKYLPEKFEWLPVPSWNQQITKRKKKKKQDNLQGAPYHLKDGDTIGIKNLLVEDDDDFSTVRDDIGREKQKAFALGRKKRQEALRVRSSDVPSGAEMPPRPRGPEASLSIHVGSFR; the protein is encoded by the exons ATGCCATGTTCAGTG gCCATGACCTTGCCCTCCTTCTCGGAGTTTTCCATCCCATCGCCCGCCTTCCTTAGAGCCTGGACGGTGGAAAGTAGGCGCCCCGGCAGGCTCTTACGAGTCCACTATCAGCGGCTCAG GGAATATAAATTGGGACAGAGAACTGAGATCTGCTTAGAGCcccttcagaaagaagaaaacctgGG CCCCCAGCATGTGCTGCTGAGGACACAGATGCGCCTCCCTGGCAAGAGGGCATATGCCTTGCCCGTGGACTTGGTGTGGGACACTGCCCGAGGCTGGACGGCCGGCTCCCTGAGGCACCGAGTGGCCGATTTCTATTCTCTTCCTGtggagaaaattgaaattgccAAATACCTTCCTGAAAAGTTTGAGTGGCTTCCAGTACCTAGCTGG aACCAGCAAATTaccaagaggaaaaagaagaaaaagcaagataATTTGCAGGGGGCGCCTTATCACTTGAAAGATGGAGATACTATTGGCATTAAG aatctcctggttgaagatgatgatgatttcAGTACAGTCAGAGATGACAttggaagagaaaaacagaaagcgTTTGCTCTGGGGAGAAAGAAGCG CCAGGAAGCCCTTCGTGTGCGGAGCAGCGACGTCCCCTCTGGTGCAGAGATGCCTCCCCGCCCCCGTGGACCAGAAGCTTCTCTCTCCATCCACGTCGGGAGCTTCAGATAG